The stretch of DNA GCATTGTCTGTACTAGATGTAGCGGGAGCACCAGCTCAAACAGCAAAGTTAGTTAAACCAGGAGATACAGTATTAGTAATAGGTGGAACAGGAAAATCAGGAATGCTTTGTTTATATGAGGCAAAGAAAAGAGCAGGAGTTACGGGAAAAGTTATATGTGTAGGTTCTAGAGATAAGACTATAGAGAGGGTTAAAAAGGTAGGCTTAGCGGATTATTATATTAAAGCAAATGCTACCAATGCAGTAGGAATGATGAATAAATTAAAAGAAGTTACTGGTGGTGAGTTAGCCGATGTAACTATTAATAATGTAAATATTCAAGATACAGAAATGTCTAGTATATTATGCACAAAAGATGAGGGAATAGTTTATTTCTTTAGTATGGCTACTAGTTTTACAAAGGCAGCATTGGGAGCAGAGGGAGTAGGAAAAGATGTAAATATGATTATTGGCAATGGATATACTAATGGTCATGCAGATATATCTTTACAAATAATAAGAGAAAGTAAAGAGCTAAGAAATATATTTGAGAAATTATATGCTTAAGACCGAAAAAAGTAAAAAGGAGGACTAATAATGAGGTCTTACAAGGATATCGACTTATGGAAAGATGTAGATGAAAAAGAATGGACGGATTGGAAATGGCAAGTTAGAAATAGAATTACTGATGTAGAGACTTTAAAGAAGATAATAAATATTACTGAAAAAGAAGAAAAAGAAATGGGAGAAGTTCTAGAAAAATTTAGAATGGGAATTACTCCTTATTATGCATCACTAATGGATCCTGATGATCCAAATTGTCCTATTAGGATGCAGGCAATACCTACTATTATGGAAACCTATGAATCTGTAGCAGATATGGAAGATCCACTAAGTGAAGATGAAGATTCACCAGTGCCAGGAATTACTCATAGATACCCTGATAGAGTACTATTTTTAATAACCGATCAGTGTTCTATGTATTGTAGACATTGTACTAGAAGAAGATTTGCAGGTCAACAAGATGCGGGAGTACCAATGGATAAAATAGAAAAGGGAATAGAATATATAAAAAATACCAAAGAAGTGCGAGATGTACTATTGTCAGGAGGAGATGCATTATTAATTTCTGATGAAAAATTAGAGTATATAATAAAAGAATTAAGGAAAATTCCTCATGTAGAAATAATAAGAATAGGTTCTCGTACACCGGTAGTTATGCCAATGAGAATTACTGATGATTTAGTAAATATGCTTAAGAAATACCATCCAATTTGGTTAAATATGCATTTTAATCATCCAAAAGAATTAACTAAAGAAACAGAAGAAGCAGCAAGGAAAATGGCAGATGCAGGAATACCTTTGGGTAATCAATCGGTATTATTAAGAGGGGTCAATGATAGTCCCAAAATAATGAAAGATTTAGTTCATAGTTTAGTGAAAATGAGAATTAGACCTTATTATATATATCAATGTGATTTATCTATGGGTATAGAACATTTTAGAACTAAAGTATCTAAAGGTTTAGAAATAATGGAATCTTTAAGAGGCCATACATCTGGTTATGCAGTGCCAACATTTGTAGTAGATGCACCAGGCGGTGGAGGCAAAATACCTGTAATGCCTAATTATTTAATTAGTATGTCACCAACTAAAGTAGTATTAAGAAATTATGAAGGAGTCATTACTACTTACACAGAACCCCAATATATAGAGGAATTTAGTGAAGAAGACTTTAACTCAACAGGAGTAGCGGGAATTCTTGAAGGTTCTGAAGTAAGGGCATTAGAACCAAAGGATTTAGATAGAAAGAATAGGAAGGAATGAAAAACAACTAGGGTAAAAGCAGAAAGTAAAGGTATTTAAAGATATATATAGACAATAAAATAGGAAGTAAGTGTAATAAAAAGGGGTGTTCAAATGGCGTTATTGGAGCTTATTTATGGAAAATACAAAACTATATCTATAGTTGGGATGGCTAAAAATAGCGGAAAGACTGTTACTTTAAACTTTCTTATTGAAGAGGCTATAAACAAAAATATAACTATTGGAGTAACTTCTACAGGAAGAGATGGGGAACCTTTAGATTTAGTGACGGAAACGGAAAAGCCCAAAATATTTGTAGAAAAAGGAACTTTAGTTGCGACCACTACAGATTTACTTCCTATGGGAGATGCAAAAGTTGAAATATTAGAAGTAACAGATTATAGAACACCCCTAGGTTTTATAGTTATTGGGCGAGTAAAAGATAAGGGGTATATTCAAATAGCAGGACCTCAAAGATCTTCAGAAATAAAAAAGGTCTCAGAAAGAATGTTACAATTAGGGGCAGAATTTGTAATAATTGATGGAGCTATAGACAGAAAGTCTTCGGCCGCTCCTTCTATTTCAGAAAGCACTATTGTTTCTACAGGAGCAGTTCTCAGTAGAGATATAAATAAAGTAATAGAAGAAACTCTACATTTAGTAAATTTATTTAAATTATCTAAAGTAGAAGATAAGGAAGTTAGATTGTTAACAAATAAACTAATAAGAGAAGGGAAAGTAGCGATTATAGACAGTACAAAAAACATGGATAACTTATATGAAATAGATGAGAGGTATAAAGTTAATGAGCTGAAAGTAAAGACTGCATTAAATTGTGGAAATATTATAGGGGAGAATATAGAAGAGAATACAAAATACATAGTACTTCCCGGTTCTTTAGTAAAGAAAACAGTAGAGGATATTATTCAAACATCGAAGAAATATAAAAGTGTAAAAATAATTGTAGAGGACGGCACAAAAATTTTTATTAAACCAAAGGATTGGCTTAAATTTCAGAAGCAGGGAATAGAGGTAGAAGTATTAAATGACTTAAATCTTATAGCTTTAACAATAAATCCTTATGCACCCGAAGGTTATTTTTTTGAGCCAGAAAAGTTTTTAACTCAGATGAGGACTTATATAAAAGATCTTCCAGTATACGATTTGTTACTAGGAGGTATATAATATGGTTTTCCTTAATAAAGAAAGTGGGAAAAGTTTAGAGATTCATTATATATTAAATGAAATAAAAGTACATACTCCCTATGGGAAAATATATAAAGACAAAATAAAACCTTTTTTCCCAGGAAATGAAGAGAAATTAAAAAGGGAGCTGAAAAAGGTAGAATTATTTATAGATTATGCCATGGATAGACATTTTTCCCGGGGAATAGAAAGCTTATTTGCCCATATAAAAGATTTAAGAAGTACTGTTAAAAGGAGTGCAGAAGGAATAGTATTATTGGAAATAGAATTATTTGAGGTTAAAGCCTTTTTGTTTCTATTAAGGGATCTAGAGAAAATTCTAGATAAATATAATGTAGAACTTTGGGAAGATATGGAGGTAGAGCCTATACCTGAATTAGAAATTTTATTAGATCCAGAAGGGACAGAAATATCAACGTTTTATATTTATGATAGTTATTCAGAAGAATTGAAAAGAATTAGGGAAGATAAAAGGAATATTACTAGGAAAATTAAAAGGGAAAGTGAGATTTTAAAAAATAAAGTAAAGAAAGAATTAAAACTAAACATTAGTCCTGATGGCAGTGTTTTAGTCTCAAAGGGAGAGGAAAAACTAGTAAAAAAGTTAGAAAATTGCCCTTATTTAACTTATCTTTCGGAAACCTATATGCATGTAAAATATTGTCTTAAGCCTACTGATAATATAATTGCTTTGGAAAGTAAATTGGATTTGCTAAAAGAGATAGAAGAAAAAGAAGAGTATAAAATAAGAAAAATATTAAGCGATGAAATAGGAAAAGAAAAAAAGAGATTATATAAAAATATGGCTAGCATTGGGAAAATAGATTTTATTCTGGGAAAGGCTAAATTAGCTTTAAAACATAAAGGAACTAAGCCAAAAATACTAGAGGAACATTCTTTATACATAAAAGAAGGAAGACATCCTAAAGTAGAAGCTGTTCTTAAAGAAAAGAAACTTAATTTTATGCCTATTACTATAAAATTAAAAGAAGGAGTAACTTGTATTACGGGAGCTAATATGGGTGGCAAGACAGTTAGTTTGAAATTAGTGGGGCTTTTAACAGCCATGGCTCAATACGGCTTATTTGTCCCTGCAGAGGAAATGGAATTAGGACTTAATTATTTCATATGTACATCTATTGGGGATATACAAAACTTAGATAAAGGTCTTAGTACTTTTGGAGGAGAAGTAAAGCTGATACAAGAAGCTTTGGAAAAGTCTAAAGACAAAGGACTTATATTAATAGATGAATTAGCAAGAGGAACTAATCCAAAAGAAGGCTATGCTATATCAAGA from Tissierellales bacterium encodes:
- a CDS encoding zinc-binding dehydrogenase — translated: MKKGCPYGTHRVIEPEGVLPQPALKIDNDMKLYSNEILIDVQTLNVDSASFTQIKEQSAGNLEEIEKIMKGIVKDRGKHQNPVTGSGGMLIGTIAEIGADLKGKIDLKVGDKIATLVSLSLTPLVIDEILEIRPDVDQVDIKGKAILFESGIYAKIPNDLPENLALSVLDVAGAPAQTAKLVKPGDTVLVIGGTGKSGMLCLYEAKKRAGVTGKVICVGSRDKTIERVKKVGLADYYIKANATNAVGMMNKLKEVTGGELADVTINNVNIQDTEMSSILCTKDEGIVYFFSMATSFTKAALGAEGVGKDVNMIIGNGYTNGHADISLQIIRESKELRNIFEKLYA
- the ablA gene encoding lysine 2,3-aminomutase, which encodes MRSYKDIDLWKDVDEKEWTDWKWQVRNRITDVETLKKIINITEKEEKEMGEVLEKFRMGITPYYASLMDPDDPNCPIRMQAIPTIMETYESVADMEDPLSEDEDSPVPGITHRYPDRVLFLITDQCSMYCRHCTRRRFAGQQDAGVPMDKIEKGIEYIKNTKEVRDVLLSGGDALLISDEKLEYIIKELRKIPHVEIIRIGSRTPVVMPMRITDDLVNMLKKYHPIWLNMHFNHPKELTKETEEAARKMADAGIPLGNQSVLLRGVNDSPKIMKDLVHSLVKMRIRPYYIYQCDLSMGIEHFRTKVSKGLEIMESLRGHTSGYAVPTFVVDAPGGGGKIPVMPNYLISMSPTKVVLRNYEGVITTYTEPQYIEEFSEEDFNSTGVAGILEGSEVRALEPKDLDRKNRKE
- a CDS encoding DNA mismatch repair protein MutS, translating into MVFLNKESGKSLEIHYILNEIKVHTPYGKIYKDKIKPFFPGNEEKLKRELKKVELFIDYAMDRHFSRGIESLFAHIKDLRSTVKRSAEGIVLLEIELFEVKAFLFLLRDLEKILDKYNVELWEDMEVEPIPELEILLDPEGTEISTFYIYDSYSEELKRIREDKRNITRKIKRESEILKNKVKKELKLNISPDGSVLVSKGEEKLVKKLENCPYLTYLSETYMHVKYCLKPTDNIIALESKLDLLKEIEEKEEYKIRKILSDEIGKEKKRLYKNMASIGKIDFILGKAKLALKHKGTKPKILEEHSLYIKEGRHPKVEAVLKEKKLNFMPITIKLKEGVTCITGANMGGKTVSLKLVGLLTAMAQYGLFVPAEEMELGLNYFICTSIGDIQNLDKGLSTFGGEVKLIQEALEKSKDKGLILIDELARGTNPKEGYAISRAIVKYLKVRDCITLITTHYDNIANMEGVTHLQVKGLSKINFFELEKELERQEIDKLDLINRYMDYGLMEVEDKREVPKDALNIARLMGLKEEIIVLAEEIL